The following are encoded together in the Pectobacterium wasabiae CFBP 3304 genome:
- a CDS encoding amino acid permease, translated as MANAQNNMATDHQELVLKRGLKNRHIQLIALGGAIGTGLFLGISQTIQMAGPSVLLGYAIAGMIAFLIMRQLGEMVVEEPVAGSFSHFAFKYWGDFAGFLAGWNYWAMFILVGMAELTAVGIYIQYWWPETPTWLSAAIFFVLINLINLVNVRMFGETEFWFAIIKVLAIVGMIVFGSWLLLSGNGGETATVRNLWIHGGFMPNGASGLIMAMAVIMFSFGGLELVGITAAEAADPKRSIPQATNQVVYRILIFYIGSLSILLSLYPWGNVVGGGSPFVLIFQALNSHIVANVLNVVVLTAALSVYNSGVYCNSRMLYGLAKQGNAPKSLAKVNARGVPVRSIALSALATSLGVAINYLMPGKAFELLMALVVSTLVINWIMICFAHLRFRQAMIEKGVVPAFKAFWYPWGNYLCLAFLAGILVIMLLSPEIRISVVLIPFWIAVIWLGFRFSRKNNAALKSA; from the coding sequence ATGGCAAATGCTCAAAACAACATGGCAACCGATCACCAGGAACTGGTTTTAAAACGAGGGTTAAAAAATCGACATATTCAGTTGATAGCACTGGGTGGCGCTATTGGTACTGGGTTGTTTTTAGGGATATCGCAGACCATTCAAATGGCTGGTCCGTCCGTCTTATTGGGCTATGCGATCGCCGGCATGATTGCGTTTCTGATTATGCGGCAATTGGGTGAGATGGTCGTGGAAGAACCAGTAGCGGGTTCATTCAGCCATTTTGCCTTTAAATACTGGGGCGATTTTGCGGGTTTCCTCGCGGGTTGGAACTACTGGGCGATGTTTATTCTAGTAGGGATGGCAGAGTTGACCGCTGTGGGTATTTATATCCAATATTGGTGGCCTGAGACGCCAACCTGGCTGTCTGCGGCGATCTTCTTTGTGCTGATCAACCTGATTAATCTGGTTAATGTGCGGATGTTTGGGGAAACGGAATTTTGGTTCGCCATTATCAAAGTACTTGCCATTGTCGGGATGATTGTCTTTGGCAGTTGGCTGTTGCTGAGTGGCAATGGTGGCGAGACCGCGACGGTACGTAATTTATGGATCCATGGCGGATTCATGCCGAATGGCGCAAGTGGCTTGATCATGGCGATGGCGGTGATCATGTTTTCATTCGGTGGACTGGAATTGGTAGGCATTACGGCCGCAGAAGCCGCCGATCCGAAACGCTCGATCCCGCAGGCGACCAATCAGGTGGTATATCGCATCCTGATTTTCTATATTGGTTCGCTGTCTATTTTGTTATCGCTCTACCCGTGGGGGAATGTGGTTGGCGGCGGTAGTCCGTTTGTCCTGATTTTCCAGGCGCTTAACAGTCATATCGTGGCGAACGTGCTCAACGTCGTGGTTCTGACGGCAGCGCTATCCGTGTATAACAGCGGCGTATACTGCAATAGCCGGATGCTGTACGGTTTAGCAAAACAGGGAAATGCGCCGAAGTCTTTGGCGAAGGTTAACGCACGCGGTGTGCCCGTTCGGTCTATCGCACTGTCAGCGTTGGCGACATCACTTGGTGTAGCGATTAACTACCTGATGCCGGGTAAAGCCTTTGAGCTGCTGATGGCACTGGTGGTGTCCACGCTGGTGATTAATTGGATCATGATCTGTTTTGCCCACCTGCGTTTTCGTCAGGCGATGATAGAGAAGGGCGTTGTGCCCGCGTTTAAAGCGTTCTGGTATCCGTGGGGTAACTATCTGTGCCTGGCGTTTCTGGCGGGGATTCTGGTGATTATGCTGCTATCGCCGGAGATTCGCATATCGGTAGTGTTAATTCCGTTCTGGATCGCTGTTATTTGGCTGGGTTTCCGTTTCTCCCGCAAAAATAACGCAGCACTGAAATCGGCATAG
- the rpmI gene encoding 50S ribosomal protein L35, with amino-acid sequence MPKIKTVRGAAKRFKKTAGGGFKRKHANLRHILTKKSTKRKRHLRPKGMVSKGDLGLVIACLPYA; translated from the coding sequence ATGCCAAAGATTAAAACAGTACGTGGCGCCGCTAAACGCTTTAAAAAAACCGCCGGTGGTGGTTTCAAGCGTAAGCATGCTAACCTGCGTCATATTCTGACTAAAAAGTCGACTAAGCGTAAACGTCACCTGCGTCCAAAAGGTATGGTCTCCAAAGGAGATCTGGGCCTTGTTATCGCATGTCTGCCATACGCATAA
- a CDS encoding nitrous oxide-stimulated promoter family protein: MARKPLGKYRQREIRTVGLMIELYDKHHPEADDSAQYKDLFNYAIKRLERCQFGEDKPACKHCPIHCYQPARREAIKAIMRWSGPRMLLRHPILAIRHLIDDHRPVPDHPRPKSVTAESIKKASK; this comes from the coding sequence ATGGCGAGAAAACCTCTGGGAAAATACCGGCAGCGGGAGATCCGTACCGTCGGATTGATGATCGAATTGTATGATAAGCACCACCCAGAAGCCGACGACAGTGCGCAGTATAAAGACTTATTTAACTACGCCATCAAGCGTCTGGAACGTTGCCAGTTCGGTGAAGATAAACCCGCATGTAAGCACTGTCCTATTCACTGCTATCAACCAGCCAGGCGCGAAGCGATCAAAGCGATTATGCGCTGGTCGGGGCCACGCATGCTGCTACGTCACCCTATTTTGGCAATACGTCACTTGATTGACGATCACCGGCCAGTGCCAGATCATCCACGACCAAAAAGCGTAACAGCGGAAAGTATTAAAAAAGCCTCTAAATAA
- the infC gene encoding translation initiation factor IF-3 yields MKGGKRVQPARPNRINREIRANEVRLTGVEGEQLGIVSLNEALEKAEEAGVDLVEISPNAEPPVCRIMDYGKFLYEKSKATKEQKKKQKVIQVKEIKFRPGTDDGDYQVKLRNLIRFLEDGDKAKITLRFRGREMAHQQIGIEVLNRVRDDLSELAVVESFPSKIEGRQMIMVLAPKKKQ; encoded by the coding sequence ATTAAAGGCGGAAAACGAGTTCAACCGGCGCGTCCTAATCGCATCAACAGAGAGATTCGCGCAAATGAGGTACGCCTGACAGGCGTCGAAGGCGAACAGCTTGGCATCGTAAGTCTAAATGAAGCGTTAGAAAAAGCCGAAGAAGCAGGTGTTGATTTAGTTGAAATCAGTCCGAACGCCGAGCCTCCGGTTTGCCGAATTATGGATTACGGCAAGTTCCTTTATGAGAAGAGTAAAGCTACAAAGGAACAGAAGAAAAAACAAAAAGTTATTCAGGTCAAGGAAATCAAATTCCGACCTGGTACCGATGATGGCGACTATCAGGTCAAACTACGCAACCTGATTCGCTTTCTTGAAGATGGTGACAAAGCTAAAATCACACTGCGTTTTCGCGGTCGTGAAATGGCACACCAACAGATTGGTATCGAAGTGCTTAACCGCGTTCGTGACGATCTGAGTGAACTGGCAGTTGTCGAATCCTTCCCATCGAAGATCGAAGGCCGTCAGATGATCATGGTGTTAGCACCGAAGAAGAAACAGTAA
- the rplT gene encoding 50S ribosomal protein L20, with translation MARVKRGVVARARHKKILKQAKGYYGARSRVYRVAFQAVIKAGQYAYRDRRQRKRQFRQLWIARINAAARQNGLSYSKFINGLKKASVEIDRKILADIAVFDKLAFSALVEKAKAALA, from the coding sequence ATGGCTCGCGTAAAACGTGGTGTAGTTGCCCGTGCACGTCACAAGAAAATATTGAAACAAGCGAAAGGTTACTACGGTGCCCGTTCGCGCGTTTATCGTGTTGCCTTCCAGGCAGTAATCAAAGCTGGTCAGTACGCTTACCGCGACCGTCGTCAACGTAAACGTCAATTCCGCCAGTTGTGGATTGCACGTATCAATGCAGCAGCCCGTCAAAACGGTTTGTCTTACAGCAAATTCATCAACGGCTTGAAAAAAGCTTCTGTTGAAATTGACCGTAAGATTCTGGCCGATATCGCAGTATTCGATAAGTTAGCGTTTAGCGCGCTGGTCGAAAAAGCGAAAGCGGCACTGGCGTAA
- a CDS encoding YebO family protein, protein MNILEVVFVLLVVLLAALVWFFVNRASVRANEQVKLLQEIVEQQRQQLALLKKLLPQNVEKSEPETLVTELDRDDVELTFKNVIPER, encoded by the coding sequence GTGAACATATTAGAAGTGGTTTTTGTCTTGCTGGTCGTGCTACTGGCCGCGCTGGTCTGGTTTTTTGTCAATCGGGCGAGCGTCAGAGCGAATGAGCAAGTGAAATTGCTGCAAGAGATCGTGGAGCAGCAACGTCAGCAGTTAGCGTTATTGAAAAAATTATTGCCCCAGAATGTAGAGAAAAGTGAGCCTGAAACGCTTGTCACCGAGCTCGATCGTGATGATGTGGAGTTAACGTTTAAAAATGTCATTCCCGAACGTTGA
- the pheT gene encoding phenylalanine--tRNA ligase subunit beta: MKFSELWLREWVNPAVDSETLSEQITMAGLEVDGVEPAAGAFHGVVVGEVVECGQHPNADKLRVTKVNVGGDRLLDIVCGAPNCRQGLKVAVATVGAVLPGDFKIKAAKLRGEPSEGMLCSFSELGISDDHDGIIELSVDAPIGTDIRDYLKLDDNAIEISVTPNRADCLGIIGVARDVAVLNQLALNEPTIAPVAATIQDTFPIQVDAPQACPRYLGRVVKGINVKAATPLWMREKLRRCGIRSIDPVVDVTNYVLLELGQPMHAFDLDRLNGGIIVRMAEEGETLTLLDGNEAKLNADTLVIADQQNALAMGGIFGGEHSGVNEETQNVLLECAYFNPLSITGRARRHGLHTDASHRYERGVDPALQHKAIERATRLLIDICGGDAGPVVDVTSKADLPTRATITLRREKLDRLIGHVIADEQVSDILQRLGCNVAKIDAGWQATAPSWRFDMEIEEDLVEEVARIYGYNNIPNIPTQAPLIMTAHREASLSLKRVKTLLVDHGYQEAITYSFVDPKIQGLIHPDEASLSLPSPISAEMSVMRLSLWSGLLSAAVYNQNRQQSRLRLFESGLRFVPDTSADLGIRQDLMLAGVITGTRYEEHWDLARQAVDFYDLKGDLEAVLALTGKLSEVEFRAENNPALHPGQSAAIYLCGERIGFIGVIHPELERKLDLNGRTVVFELLWDKVADRVLPDANEISRFPANRRDIAVVVAENVPAGDILAECKKVGANQLVGVNLFDVYRGKGVAEGYKSLAISLTLQDTTRTLAEEEIAATVAECVAALKQRFQASLRD, translated from the coding sequence ATGAAATTCAGTGAACTCTGGTTACGCGAGTGGGTAAACCCGGCGGTCGACAGCGAAACGCTATCCGAACAAATCACGATGGCTGGCCTGGAAGTTGACGGCGTTGAGCCTGCTGCTGGCGCATTCCACGGTGTGGTTGTCGGCGAAGTGGTTGAATGTGGGCAGCACCCGAATGCAGATAAACTGCGGGTGACAAAAGTGAATGTTGGTGGCGATCGCCTGCTGGATATTGTTTGCGGTGCGCCGAACTGCCGTCAGGGTCTGAAAGTGGCGGTGGCGACGGTAGGTGCCGTGTTGCCAGGCGACTTCAAAATCAAAGCCGCCAAACTGCGTGGCGAACCGTCTGAAGGCATGCTGTGCTCATTTTCCGAATTAGGTATTTCCGACGATCACGATGGCATCATTGAACTGTCAGTAGATGCGCCGATCGGCACGGATATTCGTGACTATTTGAAGTTAGATGACAACGCGATTGAAATCAGTGTGACACCAAACCGTGCGGATTGCTTAGGCATCATCGGCGTGGCGCGTGACGTGGCTGTGTTGAATCAACTGGCGTTGAATGAACCGACTATTGCGCCGGTTGCCGCGACGATCCAGGATACCTTCCCGATTCAGGTTGATGCGCCGCAGGCATGTCCACGTTATTTAGGCCGTGTAGTGAAAGGTATCAACGTTAAGGCAGCAACGCCGCTGTGGATGCGTGAAAAACTGCGTCGTTGCGGTATTCGCTCTATCGATCCCGTGGTTGACGTGACCAATTACGTTTTGCTGGAACTCGGCCAGCCGATGCACGCATTCGATCTTGACCGACTCAACGGCGGTATTATCGTGCGTATGGCGGAGGAGGGCGAAACGCTGACGCTGTTGGATGGTAACGAAGCGAAGCTGAACGCCGATACGCTGGTTATTGCTGACCAACAGAATGCGCTGGCGATGGGTGGCATCTTTGGCGGTGAGCATTCTGGCGTTAACGAAGAAACGCAAAACGTTCTGCTGGAATGTGCCTATTTCAACCCGCTGTCGATTACCGGACGCGCACGACGTCACGGTTTGCACACTGATGCTTCTCACCGCTACGAGCGTGGTGTGGATCCAGCATTGCAACATAAAGCTATTGAGCGCGCGACACGCCTGTTGATTGACATTTGCGGCGGTGACGCTGGTCCGGTAGTGGATGTCACCAGCAAAGCTGATTTGCCGACACGCGCAACGATTACGCTGCGTCGTGAGAAGTTGGATCGTCTGATTGGTCATGTGATTGCCGATGAGCAGGTGAGCGATATCCTGCAACGTCTGGGCTGTAACGTAGCGAAAATCGACGCAGGCTGGCAGGCGACGGCACCGAGCTGGCGTTTCGATATGGAAATCGAAGAAGATCTGGTTGAAGAAGTCGCGCGTATTTACGGCTACAACAACATTCCGAATATTCCTACTCAGGCTCCGTTGATCATGACCGCGCATCGTGAAGCGTCATTGTCATTGAAGCGTGTAAAGACATTATTAGTCGATCACGGTTATCAGGAAGCAATTACTTACAGTTTTGTTGACCCGAAAATTCAAGGATTAATCCACCCTGATGAAGCCTCACTGAGCCTGCCGAGCCCGATTTCAGCAGAGATGTCAGTGATGCGTTTATCGCTGTGGAGCGGCTTGCTGAGCGCTGCGGTGTATAACCAAAACCGCCAGCAAAGCCGCCTGCGCCTGTTTGAAAGCGGTTTGCGTTTTGTACCGGACACCAGTGCTGACCTGGGCATTCGTCAGGATCTGATGCTGGCGGGTGTGATTACTGGCACGCGTTATGAAGAGCATTGGGATCTGGCGCGTCAGGCCGTTGACTTCTATGATTTAAAAGGTGATTTGGAAGCGGTACTGGCATTGACGGGCAAATTGTCTGAGGTTGAATTCAGGGCTGAAAATAATCCGGCATTGCATCCAGGGCAAAGTGCTGCTATTTATCTGTGCGGAGAACGCATTGGATTTATTGGCGTTATTCACCCAGAACTGGAGCGCAAGTTGGATCTTAACGGGCGCACCGTTGTGTTCGAATTGTTGTGGGATAAGGTCGCAGACCGCGTATTGCCTGATGCGAACGAAATTTCCCGTTTCCCAGCGAACCGTCGTGATATTGCCGTTGTGGTAGCCGAAAATGTCCCTGCGGGTGATATTTTGGCTGAGTGTAAGAAAGTTGGCGCAAATCAGTTAGTTGGCGTAAACTTATTCGATGTGTACCGAGGGAAGGGCGTAGCGGAAGGTTATAAGAGCCTGGCTATCAGCCTGACTCTGCAAGATACCACGCGTACACTGGCAGAAGAGGAAATTGCCGCTACCGTTGCTGAGTGCGTAGCAGCATTAAAACAGCGATTCCAAGCATCCTTGAGGGATTGA
- the ihfA gene encoding integration host factor subunit alpha, producing MALTKAEMSEYLFEKLGLSKRDAKDLVELFFEEVRRALENGEQVKLSGFGNFDLRDKNQRPGRNPKTGEDIPITARRVVTFRPGQKLKSRVENASPKE from the coding sequence ATGGCGCTTACTAAAGCTGAAATGTCAGAATACCTGTTTGAGAAGCTCGGGCTGAGCAAACGGGATGCCAAAGACCTAGTCGAGCTATTTTTTGAAGAAGTTCGTCGCGCTTTGGAAAATGGCGAGCAGGTCAAGTTGTCGGGTTTTGGCAATTTTGATTTGCGAGACAAGAACCAACGTCCAGGACGTAACCCAAAAACTGGCGAAGATATTCCGATTACGGCGCGCCGTGTGGTCACGTTCCGTCCGGGGCAAAAGCTAAAAAGCAGGGTAGAGAACGCGTCTCCCAAAGAGTAA
- a CDS encoding GNAT family N-acetyltransferase, protein MPLLSMSMIEPATPADFPALTALWESSVRATHTFLGEEDIHFFRPRILNDYLPVLNVSVIRAHESEIKGFIGLSGDTIEMLFVAPHWSGNGIGSELVTFVLTHFPITKVDVNEQNERARKFYEKMGFIVKHRSEQDSYGKPFPILHMEYLTS, encoded by the coding sequence ATGCCATTATTATCCATGAGCATGATTGAACCGGCCACACCAGCAGACTTTCCCGCATTAACCGCACTCTGGGAGTCATCCGTTCGCGCCACACATACTTTCCTCGGTGAAGAGGACATTCATTTTTTTCGTCCGCGCATTTTGAACGATTATCTACCCGTATTGAATGTGTCGGTTATAAGAGCACATGAAAGTGAAATAAAGGGCTTTATCGGCCTCTCAGGTGACACTATTGAGATGCTATTTGTAGCACCTCATTGGAGCGGTAACGGCATTGGCAGTGAACTGGTCACATTCGTGCTCACACACTTTCCTATAACAAAAGTTGATGTTAACGAGCAAAATGAAAGAGCCAGAAAATTTTACGAAAAAATGGGATTTATCGTAAAGCACCGTTCGGAGCAAGATTCGTATGGCAAGCCTTTTCCCATTCTTCACATGGAATACCTAACGTCCTAA
- the pheM gene encoding pheST operon leader peptide PheM, translated as MNAAIFRFFSYFSA; from the coding sequence ATGAACGCTGCTATTTTCCGTTTCTTTTCTTACTTTAGCGCCTGA
- the pheS gene encoding phenylalanine--tRNA ligase subunit alpha encodes MPHLAELVAKARTAIEEAQDVAALENVRVEYLGKKGHLTLQMTSLRELPAEERPAAGAVINQAKQDVQDALNARKQVLESAELNARLAQETIDVSLPGRTIENGGLHPVTRTIDRIETFFGELGFSVVTGPEIEDDYHNFDALNIPGHHPARADHDTFWFDATRLLRTQTSGVQIRTMEKQQPPIRIIAPGRVYRNDYDQTHTPMFHQMEGLIVDKDISFTNLKGTLHDFLRNFFEEDLQVRFRPSYFPFTEPSAEVDVMGKNGKWLEVLGCGMVHPNVLRNVGIDPEVYSGFAFGMGMERLTMLRYGVTDLRAFFENDLRFLKQFK; translated from the coding sequence ATGCCACATCTCGCAGAACTGGTTGCCAAAGCCAGAACAGCTATAGAAGAGGCCCAGGATGTTGCCGCACTGGAAAATGTGCGTGTCGAATATCTGGGTAAAAAAGGTCACTTAACCCTTCAGATGACCTCGCTGCGCGAGTTGCCGGCTGAAGAACGCCCTGCCGCTGGTGCCGTTATTAACCAGGCTAAGCAAGATGTTCAGGACGCGCTGAATGCCCGTAAGCAAGTGCTGGAGTCCGCTGAATTAAATGCGCGTCTGGCGCAAGAAACCATCGATGTGTCCTTACCGGGTCGCACTATTGAGAATGGTGGTTTGCACCCAGTGACGCGCACTATCGATCGCATCGAAACCTTTTTCGGCGAGCTGGGTTTTTCGGTGGTTACCGGGCCAGAAATTGAAGACGACTACCACAACTTTGATGCGTTGAATATTCCAGGGCATCATCCTGCACGTGCTGACCACGACACGTTCTGGTTCGATGCTACGCGTCTGCTGCGTACACAGACTTCAGGCGTTCAGATCCGTACCATGGAAAAGCAGCAACCGCCTATTCGTATCATCGCGCCGGGCCGCGTTTATCGTAACGATTACGATCAGACCCACACGCCGATGTTTCATCAGATGGAAGGGTTGATCGTCGATAAAGACATCAGCTTCACCAATCTGAAAGGCACGCTGCATGATTTCCTACGTAATTTCTTTGAGGAAGATTTGCAGGTTCGCTTCCGCCCGTCTTATTTCCCGTTTACCGAGCCGTCCGCAGAAGTGGATGTCATGGGTAAAAACGGAAAATGGCTGGAAGTGTTGGGTTGCGGCATGGTGCACCCGAACGTCCTGCGTAATGTTGGCATCGATCCCGAAGTCTATTCCGGTTTCGCATTTGGTATGGGCATGGAGCGTCTGACGATGCTGCGCTATGGCGTGACCGATCTGCGTGCATTCTTCGAAAACGATCTGCGTTTCCTCAAACAGTTTAAGTAA
- the thrS gene encoding threonine--tRNA ligase, whose protein sequence is MPVITLPDGSQRHYDHAVSPLDVALDIGPGLAKACIAGRVNGELVDASDKIDTDAQLAIITAKDEAGLEIIRHSCAHLLGHAIKQLWPDTKMAIGPVIDNGFYYDVDIDRTLTQEDIELLEKRMHELADTDYDVIKKKVSWQEARDAFAARGETYKIAILDENISHDDRPGLYHHEEYVDMCRGPHVPNMRFCHHFKLQKTSGAYWRGDSKNKMLQRIYGTAWADKKQLASYLQRLEEASKRDHRKIGKQLDLYHMQEEAPGMVFWHNDGWTIFRELEAFVRMKLKSYQYQEVKGPFMMDRVMWEKTGHWENYKEAMFTTSSENREYCIKPMNCPGHVQIFNQGLKSYRDLPLRMAEFGSCHRNEPSGSLHGLMRVRGFTQDDAHIFCTEEQVRDEVNSCIKMVYDMYSTFGFEKIVVKLSTRPEKRIGSDEMWDRAEADLAAALTENNIEFAYQPGEGAFYGPKIEFTLHDCLDRAWQCGTVQLDFSLPGRLNASYVGESNERQVPVMIHRAILGSMERFIGILTEEFAGFFPTWLAPVQVVIMNITDSQADYVNELTQKLQEAGIRVKADLRNEKIGFKIREHTLRRVPYMLVCGDKEVEAGKVAVRTRRGKDLGSLDVSEVISKLLQEIRSRSLHQLEV, encoded by the coding sequence ATGCCAGTTATCACCCTTCCTGATGGAAGTCAGCGTCATTACGACCACGCCGTTTCTCCCCTCGATGTTGCACTTGATATTGGTCCCGGTCTGGCAAAAGCCTGTATCGCCGGACGTGTCAATGGCGAGCTGGTTGATGCCAGCGATAAGATCGATACCGATGCGCAGTTAGCCATCATTACTGCCAAAGATGAAGCCGGTCTGGAGATTATTCGTCACTCCTGTGCGCACCTGCTGGGCCATGCGATCAAGCAACTGTGGCCAGATACCAAAATGGCGATTGGTCCGGTTATCGATAACGGTTTTTACTATGACGTTGACATCGACCGTACCCTGACTCAGGAAGACATTGAGCTGCTCGAAAAGCGTATGCATGAGCTCGCTGACACTGACTATGACGTAATCAAGAAAAAAGTCAGTTGGCAGGAAGCGCGTGACGCGTTTGCCGCGCGCGGTGAGACCTACAAAATTGCGATTCTGGATGAGAACATCAGCCACGACGATCGTCCGGGTCTATATCACCATGAAGAATACGTCGATATGTGCCGTGGCCCGCACGTACCGAATATGCGTTTCTGCCATCATTTCAAATTACAGAAAACCTCCGGTGCTTACTGGCGTGGCGACAGCAAAAACAAAATGCTGCAACGCATCTACGGCACTGCATGGGCGGATAAAAAGCAGTTGGCTTCTTACCTGCAACGTCTTGAAGAAGCGTCTAAGCGCGACCACCGTAAGATCGGTAAACAGCTTGACCTGTATCATATGCAGGAAGAAGCGCCAGGTATGGTGTTCTGGCACAACGACGGTTGGACGATCTTCCGTGAGTTGGAAGCGTTTGTACGGATGAAGCTGAAGTCATACCAGTATCAGGAAGTGAAAGGTCCATTTATGATGGATCGTGTGATGTGGGAAAAAACCGGCCACTGGGAAAACTACAAAGAAGCGATGTTCACGACGTCGTCAGAGAACCGTGAATATTGCATCAAGCCGATGAACTGCCCGGGTCACGTACAAATTTTCAATCAGGGATTGAAATCCTATCGCGATCTGCCGCTGCGTATGGCGGAGTTCGGCAGTTGCCACCGTAATGAACCGTCAGGCTCTCTGCATGGTTTAATGCGTGTGCGTGGCTTCACTCAGGATGATGCACACATCTTCTGTACGGAAGAGCAGGTTCGTGATGAAGTGAATAGCTGCATCAAGATGGTGTATGACATGTATAGCACCTTCGGTTTTGAAAAAATCGTGGTGAAACTGTCTACGCGTCCTGAAAAACGCATTGGTAGCGATGAGATGTGGGATCGTGCTGAAGCCGATTTGGCGGCGGCGCTGACTGAAAATAACATCGAATTCGCCTATCAGCCGGGTGAAGGGGCGTTCTACGGCCCAAAAATTGAATTTACCTTGCATGACTGTTTGGATCGTGCGTGGCAGTGTGGTACGGTGCAGCTCGACTTTTCATTGCCGGGTCGTCTGAACGCATCTTACGTTGGTGAAAGCAACGAGCGTCAGGTACCGGTTATGATTCACCGGGCTATTTTGGGATCAATGGAGCGTTTCATCGGTATTTTGACCGAAGAATTCGCAGGCTTTTTCCCAACCTGGTTAGCGCCGGTTCAAGTGGTGATTATGAATATCACTGATAGTCAGGCTGATTATGTCAACGAATTGACCCAAAAATTGCAAGAAGCGGGCATTCGTGTGAAAGCAGACTTGAGAAATGAGAAAATAGGCTTTAAAATCCGCGAACACACTTTACGACGCGTTCCCTATATGCTGGTTTGTGGCGACAAAGAGGTCGAGGCAGGAAAAGTTGCTGTCCGCACTCGTCGTGGTAAAGACCTGGGGAGCTTGGATGTCAGTGAAGTTATCAGCAAGCTGCTGCAAGAGATTCGCAGCCGTAGTCTTCATCAATTGGAGGTATAG